In Saccharolobus solfataricus, a genomic segment contains:
- a CDS encoding sugar phosphate nucleotidyltransferase, translated as MKAIVLAGGKGEGLLPYTEKVQKEAITVLGKAIINYTIEGLKKAGVKEFEIIVNEKGNQIEEEVEKLDVSFETIVQKKQGIDGAVLEGIESIDDDVFVLAFGDIIAPAEFYKSLMDTYIMTGSQAVIPLIPISEGTETYGLVKIVDNKLKVVKESSTLALGGAYILPKPKDNFTSLLDYIDLLSSQARLNYFIWSESWVDIGYPEDLLFALETLLRRKESVISDKAEISKNAIIGKGVIIEDYAIIEDYAIIKGPAYIGKNAYVGSFSLVRDYSSIEEGAKIGAYCEIAHSLIEPFAEVGSKSYLTYSIVGKGAKIGASVITASYPAHSLSRPRFNKLGALISPEKVIKHGSVIEAGTKV; from the coding sequence ATGAAGGCTATAGTATTAGCTGGAGGAAAGGGAGAGGGACTGTTACCATATACTGAGAAGGTACAGAAAGAAGCTATTACAGTACTAGGTAAGGCAATAATAAACTACACAATAGAGGGTTTAAAGAAAGCTGGTGTAAAAGAATTTGAAATAATTGTAAACGAGAAGGGAAATCAAATAGAAGAAGAGGTGGAGAAACTTGACGTGTCCTTTGAGACCATAGTGCAAAAGAAACAAGGAATTGATGGAGCAGTTCTAGAAGGTATAGAAAGTATTGATGATGACGTATTTGTATTGGCATTTGGTGATATAATAGCGCCTGCGGAATTCTACAAGAGCCTTATGGACACATACATAATGACGGGGAGTCAAGCGGTAATACCGCTGATACCGATAAGTGAGGGAACAGAAACTTACGGTTTAGTTAAAATCGTCGATAATAAACTAAAGGTAGTTAAAGAAAGCTCAACTCTAGCGTTAGGTGGAGCCTACATACTACCAAAACCAAAGGACAATTTCACCTCTCTACTAGATTATATTGATCTACTTTCTAGTCAAGCTAGACTCAACTATTTCATTTGGTCAGAGAGTTGGGTTGACATAGGTTACCCAGAGGATTTATTATTTGCATTGGAAACGTTGCTAAGGAGAAAAGAAAGCGTAATTTCAGATAAGGCTGAGATTTCGAAAAACGCAATAATAGGGAAAGGAGTTATAATAGAAGATTATGCAATAATAGAAGATTATGCAATAATTAAAGGACCAGCTTATATTGGTAAAAACGCTTACGTAGGATCATTTTCTCTAGTTAGAGATTATTCCTCCATAGAGGAGGGAGCTAAGATAGGAGCTTACTGTGAAATTGCCCATTCTTTAATTGAACCCTTTGCTGAAGTAGGTTCAAAATCCTATTTGACTTACTCAATAGTAGGTAAAGGAGCTAAGATAGGAGCTTCTGTCATAACTGCAAGTTACCCAGCACATTCACTAAGTAGACCTAGATTCAATAAACTTGGCGCTTTAATTTCACCAGAAAAAGTAATTAAACATGGAAGCGTAATAGAGGCTGGTACGAAGGTTTAA
- a CDS encoding cation:proton antiporter, whose amino-acid sequence MVSLLLISLLYLGIMLIAAKISEEIFRRIGLVTFVGPILMGILLGNGVFGVIQINEIISFITSLGIVFLLFLAGAEEFNVENRPNANVFLAVILESIIPFSVILVAIYIIGFKNYLILIVPLAMSSAGPLSRMLMDVKISDNRISNLIFQQVILIEIIFVILFAILLKTSEILITIIEIFLVFAFTIMFGRTLAKILEKIEYYFKAREIEFASLIAIILIIGYLAELYKFNSAISAFFLGILLKDYLKDRPELLERLHAFTYGFFEPLFFLGIGLYVTKINASIILFSLLFFSLIIASKFLAGFISSKILNIKGKINGFATSVKGGVDSSLLLTGLTLGYINEFMYSFSILAISLSALIVPLLFQINFKISNKISESKKVKLSQEVIKLQIKPLYASCEENLRSVISKISERGVRGIVVVNYENKPLGYVSIQTLLEIDPELYESTKACEVPLDEVPIEYDNVKVIDLLRKFRETEKPVIAIINKEGVLVTTVYERELARFLISF is encoded by the coding sequence ATGGTATCATTGCTTCTGATTTCCTTGTTATATCTAGGAATAATGTTGATAGCTGCTAAGATATCTGAGGAGATATTCAGAAGAATTGGTTTAGTAACTTTTGTTGGCCCTATATTAATGGGCATTCTACTTGGAAACGGTGTATTTGGAGTCATACAGATTAATGAGATTATCTCATTTATTACATCTCTTGGTATAGTTTTTCTATTATTCTTGGCTGGAGCTGAAGAGTTTAACGTCGAAAATAGACCTAATGCTAACGTATTTCTAGCGGTGATATTAGAGTCAATTATACCATTTTCGGTAATACTCGTTGCGATCTATATTATAGGCTTTAAGAACTACCTAATTCTCATAGTCCCATTAGCAATGAGTAGTGCTGGTCCCTTATCCAGAATGCTGATGGACGTTAAGATTTCTGATAACAGAATTTCTAACTTAATTTTCCAACAAGTAATCTTAATAGAAATAATTTTTGTGATATTGTTTGCAATACTCTTAAAGACTAGTGAAATTCTGATTACAATAATTGAAATTTTCTTGGTATTCGCATTTACGATAATGTTTGGTAGAACTTTAGCTAAGATTCTAGAGAAAATAGAGTATTATTTTAAGGCGAGAGAAATAGAGTTTGCCTCGCTTATTGCAATAATTTTAATCATAGGTTATTTAGCAGAATTATACAAATTTAATTCAGCCATATCAGCCTTTTTCCTGGGTATATTATTAAAGGATTATTTAAAAGATAGGCCAGAATTACTGGAGAGGCTTCACGCATTTACATATGGATTCTTTGAACCATTATTCTTTTTAGGTATAGGCTTATATGTTACTAAAATTAACGCATCCATTATTCTTTTTAGCTTGCTCTTCTTCTCACTAATAATTGCTTCTAAATTCCTTGCCGGCTTTATTTCATCGAAGATTCTAAATATTAAGGGGAAGATAAATGGATTTGCAACTAGCGTAAAAGGAGGAGTTGATTCATCACTATTGCTTACTGGACTAACTTTAGGGTATATAAACGAATTCATGTACTCGTTTTCAATTTTAGCGATTTCGCTTTCAGCATTAATAGTTCCCCTCCTATTTCAAATTAATTTTAAAATTAGTAATAAAATTTCAGAGAGTAAAAAGGTGAAACTCTCTCAAGAGGTAATTAAGCTTCAGATAAAGCCACTTTACGCTTCATGTGAAGAGAACTTGAGATCGGTAATTAGTAAAATTAGTGAAAGAGGTGTTAGGGGAATAGTTGTTGTAAATTATGAGAATAAACCTCTAGGTTATGTTTCAATACAAACTTTACTTGAAATTGACCCCGAACTATATGAGAGTACTAAAGCTTGCGAGGTACCACTGGATGAGGTTCCAATAGAATACGATAACGTGAAAGTTATAGATCTTCTAAGAAAATTTAGGGAAACTGAGAAACCGGTAATAGCAATTATAAATAAGGAAGGAGTCTTAGTCACTACAGTATATGAAAGAGAACTGGCGAGGTTTTTAATTTCCTTTTAA
- the xerA gene encoding tyrosine recombinase XerA yields MKLDLGSPPESGDLYNAFINALIIAGAGNGTIKLYSTAVRDFLDFINKDPRKVTSEDLNRWISSLLNREGKVKGDEVEKKRAKSVTIRYYIIAVRRFLKWINVSVRPPIPKVRRKEVKALDEIQIQKVLNACKRTKDKLIIRLLLDTGLRANELLSVLVKDIDLENNMIRVRNTKNGEERIVFFTDETKLLLRKYIKGKKAEDKLFDLKYDTLYRKLKRLGKKVGIDLRPHILRHTFATLSLKRGINVITLQKLLGHKDIKTTQIYTHLVLDDLRNEYLKAMSSSSSKTPP; encoded by the coding sequence GTGAAGCTTGATCTAGGCTCTCCACCAGAATCCGGAGATCTTTATAACGCTTTCATAAACGCATTAATTATCGCAGGAGCTGGAAATGGAACTATAAAGCTTTACTCTACCGCAGTAAGGGACTTTCTAGACTTTATAAACAAAGATCCTAGAAAGGTTACTAGTGAAGATCTAAACAGATGGATTTCTAGTCTGTTAAATAGAGAGGGTAAGGTTAAAGGAGACGAAGTAGAAAAGAAGAGAGCCAAGAGTGTTACCATTAGATATTATATAATTGCAGTGAGAAGATTCCTTAAATGGATTAACGTTTCTGTAAGGCCACCTATTCCTAAAGTAAGGAGAAAAGAAGTTAAGGCTCTGGACGAGATTCAGATCCAGAAAGTACTTAACGCATGTAAGAGGACTAAGGATAAATTAATAATAAGGTTACTATTAGATACTGGGTTACGTGCAAATGAATTGTTATCGGTATTAGTAAAGGATATAGATTTGGAAAATAACATGATTAGAGTTAGGAATACTAAGAATGGAGAGGAAAGAATAGTTTTCTTTACTGATGAGACTAAACTGCTGTTGAGAAAGTACATAAAGGGAAAGAAAGCTGAGGACAAATTATTCGATTTAAAATATGATACTTTATATAGAAAATTAAAGAGATTAGGTAAGAAAGTTGGAATTGATTTAAGACCACATATTTTGAGACACACTTTCGCTACCTTATCACTAAAAAGAGGAATTAATGTAATTACATTACAGAAATTACTAGGACATAAGGATATAAAAACAACTCAAATCTACACACATTTAGTCCTAGACGATTTAAGGAATGAATACCTTAAGGCAATGTCAAGCTCTTCCAGTAAAACGCCACCTTAA
- the trxA gene encoding thioredoxin, protein MSEIDSLIKEVAERLQKKAEEYGKKKEDVTLVLTEENFDEVIRNNKLVLVDCWAEWCAPCHLYEPIYKKVAEKYKGKAVFGRLNVDENQKIADKYSVLNIPTTLIFVNGQLVDSLVGAVDEDTLESTVNKYLK, encoded by the coding sequence TTGAGCGAAATTGACTCATTAATTAAGGAGGTTGCTGAAAGATTACAAAAGAAGGCTGAGGAATATGGTAAAAAGAAGGAGGATGTTACATTAGTCTTAACTGAAGAGAACTTCGATGAGGTAATTAGAAATAATAAGTTAGTTCTAGTTGATTGTTGGGCTGAATGGTGTGCTCCATGCCACCTCTATGAACCAATTTATAAAAAAGTTGCTGAGAAATATAAAGGTAAAGCAGTTTTTGGAAGACTAAACGTTGATGAAAATCAAAAAATTGCGGATAAGTATAGCGTACTTAATATACCTACTACATTAATTTTCGTCAATGGTCAGTTGGTTGATTCCTTAGTTGGAGCTGTTGATGAAGATACTTTAGAGAGTACTGTAAATAAATACTTGAAATGA
- a CDS encoding class I adenylate-forming enzyme family protein yields the protein MSLATLLYKWFKETPSKTFLIDKNQSLTYEQVTREVVYVASNISPGDTVVHIMLNSLQSVINYLAIFWAGGKAVAVDPQTSAEDLKFILEDSNPDLIVTDEEIYKREYDILKSYQVIVNKRGKDVFTKPYEYREDEVGLVYYYAGIVGRTMQVLHSANRVELNSATLYNSIGLKEIRGILTVPLAHVLGNSVLGITLEAGGKLYIMSKFNVDEAIESINKYNINYLSTVPTVYDYLNNEEKRKVDSLELCVSSAAPLYPSTVNTFKSKYGKDIVQQYGFTEGLILTFQPKELSGVISIGKPLPGVEIKIVDDKGNENNEGELWVKAPWLMLGYKDREETARVFNEGWLRTGDLVKIDEKGLLYFRGVKKRMLKFKGYPIFPRDLEEILKTHPMVEDVKVIGEDAGNLGQQPVALVKVKEHKAGIEDELLNYVNSRVAFYKRLKKVYVVDRIERN from the coding sequence GTGAGTCTTGCAACATTACTCTATAAATGGTTTAAAGAAACGCCTTCAAAAACCTTTTTAATTGACAAAAATCAGTCACTTACCTATGAACAAGTTACGAGAGAAGTAGTATATGTAGCTTCCAACATCTCACCTGGAGATACTGTAGTCCATATAATGTTAAACTCTCTGCAGTCAGTGATTAATTACTTAGCAATATTTTGGGCAGGCGGTAAGGCAGTTGCAGTTGACCCGCAAACTTCAGCAGAAGATTTAAAGTTCATATTGGAGGATTCAAACCCTGACCTAATAGTAACCGACGAGGAGATATACAAGAGAGAGTACGATATTCTCAAATCGTACCAGGTGATAGTGAATAAGAGAGGAAAAGACGTTTTTACAAAACCTTATGAGTACAGAGAGGATGAGGTCGGCTTAGTTTACTATTATGCTGGAATAGTAGGAAGGACAATGCAAGTACTGCATAGCGCTAACAGAGTTGAACTCAATTCTGCGACGCTCTACAATTCTATTGGCCTTAAAGAGATTAGGGGAATACTAACAGTTCCTTTAGCTCACGTCTTAGGAAATAGCGTGTTAGGTATTACCTTGGAAGCTGGTGGCAAGTTATATATTATGAGTAAGTTTAACGTCGATGAGGCTATTGAAAGTATAAACAAATATAACATAAATTATCTATCAACTGTCCCAACTGTTTACGATTACTTAAATAACGAGGAAAAAAGGAAAGTAGATAGTTTAGAACTGTGTGTAAGTTCTGCTGCACCACTGTATCCATCGACCGTAAATACATTTAAGAGTAAATACGGAAAGGATATTGTTCAACAATACGGCTTTACTGAGGGTTTAATTCTAACTTTCCAACCCAAAGAGCTATCTGGAGTAATTTCGATAGGAAAACCTTTGCCTGGCGTTGAGATAAAGATAGTAGATGATAAGGGCAATGAGAATAATGAGGGAGAATTGTGGGTTAAGGCTCCTTGGCTCATGCTAGGATATAAAGATAGAGAGGAGACGGCCAGAGTATTTAATGAGGGGTGGCTAAGAACAGGTGATTTAGTTAAGATTGATGAAAAGGGCTTATTGTATTTTAGAGGAGTCAAAAAGAGGATGTTGAAATTTAAGGGCTACCCGATATTTCCAAGAGATTTAGAAGAGATCTTAAAGACTCATCCAATGGTTGAAGACGTAAAAGTTATAGGGGAAGATGCTGGAAATCTAGGACAGCAACCCGTTGCCTTAGTTAAGGTAAAGGAGCACAAAGCCGGAATTGAGGATGAATTACTTAATTATGTAAATTCTAGGGTAGCTTTTTATAAGAGATTGAAGAAAGTTTATGTGGTAGATAGGATTGAGCGAAATTGA
- a CDS encoding beta-ribofuranosylaminobenzene 5'-phosphate synthase family protein, with protein MIKIVGLSRIHITLFDLEGKYGRLDGGAGVALKYPRIVVRSGNCFKPEVSLPFDVPKICIEEDFEQHIGLGHTTQYLLSVAKLAAEYNFKRLNSYELAKLVKRGGTSGVGVYAFEYGGFIVDGGHSTKVKRELLPSDFSSAPPPPLIARLNFPWYIYVNVVRGGRRVFGKDEINAFKQAKLEGLDTLARVVLMELIPSVAERDLEGALNAISLIQDLGFKKVEVFLQTDEVKKLMNDMVKAGFPAGLSSFGPAVYTFVSSKREGDELISRFGGFVSEPNNEGAKVFWSTMSS; from the coding sequence ATGATAAAGATCGTCGGATTATCACGAATTCATATTACCTTGTTTGATCTTGAGGGAAAATATGGTAGACTCGACGGTGGGGCAGGAGTTGCCTTGAAATACCCTAGGATAGTAGTTAGGAGTGGCAATTGTTTTAAGCCTGAAGTCTCCTTGCCTTTTGATGTCCCTAAAATATGTATAGAGGAAGACTTTGAACAACATATAGGACTTGGTCACACTACACAATATTTGTTATCAGTGGCTAAGCTAGCTGCTGAATATAATTTTAAGAGGCTTAACTCATATGAACTAGCCAAATTGGTAAAAAGAGGTGGGACATCCGGTGTCGGTGTTTACGCCTTCGAGTATGGAGGTTTTATAGTAGATGGAGGCCATTCCACTAAAGTAAAAAGGGAATTATTACCATCGGATTTCTCTTCTGCTCCTCCTCCCCCACTAATAGCTAGACTAAATTTTCCTTGGTATATTTACGTTAATGTGGTTAGGGGCGGTAGAAGAGTATTCGGAAAAGATGAGATTAACGCATTTAAACAAGCTAAGCTAGAGGGATTAGATACTTTGGCGAGAGTAGTTTTAATGGAGTTAATTCCATCAGTTGCAGAAAGAGATTTGGAAGGAGCGTTAAATGCTATCTCGTTAATACAGGATCTAGGATTTAAGAAAGTTGAGGTCTTTTTGCAAACTGATGAGGTCAAAAAACTTATGAATGATATGGTTAAAGCTGGGTTTCCCGCTGGTCTTTCCTCCTTCGGTCCAGCCGTCTATACATTCGTTAGCTCTAAAAGGGAGGGTGATGAGTTAATTTCAAGATTTGGTGGATTTGTATCTGAACCAAATAATGAGGGTGCTAAGGTATTCTGGAGTACGATGAGTTCGTAA
- a CDS encoding radical SAM protein, with product MNKDLKAIKWFITTQILKDPFNPAYATFKVTSRCNLRCTFCSPSYYSGELGEGSTERVKKIIDNLRDSSIVVLSFEGGEPTYRPDILDLLEYAHDGSFYIMLTTNGYRLKDEDFLTKLADKIDFLHYSIDEYHWNVKELENLCRFRKYGLKVNVQTVVTRYNLYKLEEKVRKVAECGYKILAMPAVDYPNSKVKLAPDPYEFYKVLYDLKRKYGSTLNNSWGFINAIIGKVPKRVVSYAITIYPNGDLPYPDDINGEIVGNVAEEPLNKILQSSKVKELQQKMLENQAKFEYLHLQTASFNNIRDLASYVSEMLRWRFTGRA from the coding sequence ATGAATAAGGATTTGAAAGCTATAAAATGGTTTATTACAACGCAAATTCTTAAAGATCCTTTTAATCCCGCATATGCAACGTTTAAGGTAACATCTAGATGCAACTTGAGATGTACATTCTGTTCTCCATCGTATTATTCTGGTGAATTAGGAGAGGGAAGTACGGAAAGGGTGAAAAAGATAATAGACAATTTGAGGGATTCGTCAATAGTTGTCTTATCGTTTGAAGGTGGAGAACCAACTTATAGGCCAGATATTTTAGATCTTTTAGAGTACGCACACGATGGGTCCTTTTATATTATGCTTACAACTAATGGTTATAGGCTTAAGGATGAAGATTTCCTAACTAAACTGGCAGACAAGATAGACTTCTTGCACTATTCTATAGACGAATATCATTGGAATGTGAAGGAATTAGAGAATTTATGTAGGTTCAGGAAATATGGCCTTAAGGTTAACGTTCAAACCGTAGTTACCAGATATAATTTATATAAATTGGAGGAAAAAGTTAGGAAGGTTGCTGAATGTGGATACAAGATACTAGCGATGCCTGCAGTAGATTATCCCAATTCAAAGGTAAAGTTAGCTCCAGATCCTTACGAATTTTATAAAGTACTGTATGATCTGAAGCGAAAATATGGTTCTACATTAAATAACTCATGGGGATTCATAAACGCCATAATAGGTAAAGTCCCTAAAAGGGTAGTAAGTTATGCAATAACCATATATCCTAATGGCGACTTGCCTTATCCAGACGATATAAATGGAGAAATAGTTGGAAACGTAGCTGAAGAACCCCTAAATAAAATTTTACAATCTAGTAAAGTGAAGGAATTACAGCAGAAAATGCTAGAAAATCAAGCTAAATTTGAATACTTACATTTGCAAACTGCTTCGTTCAATAATATTAGAGATCTAGCATCATATGTTAGTGAAATGTTAAGGTGGCGTTTTACTGGAAGAGCTTGA
- a CDS encoding methyltransferase domain-containing protein has product MSDLREVYGEYLNDFLNAIRKPNPRLYIRVNTLKTSVEKILERLPHFKPDEDFKEAIYVEIKGPNEINIHENKVIVDKKTAESAMLGANVYKPGLKSVVINNAKDKRVTVYSDNGIPVAEGKYYGMNTNLVVEVTNSLYTSPKLADLPELKNGLIYVQGKASMYVAHLLDPHPNEKIVDMTAYAGGKLTHIYQLEPRVKLIGFDHTEKKVEKLRDLANKMGMRIEIYKADSRYLYEDYKIGDVDKVVIDPPCSALGIRPKLYDHKTKQDILNFHKYQKQFLNSAYKILKKNGVVIYSTCTVTTWENEKVINDPRFSVEYEIRFHPHIHEITGFFIAKLIKKG; this is encoded by the coding sequence ATTAGTGATTTAAGAGAGGTTTATGGTGAATATTTAAACGACTTCTTGAATGCCATAAGGAAGCCAAATCCTAGATTATACATTAGGGTTAATACTCTAAAGACCTCTGTAGAGAAAATACTGGAAAGGCTTCCACATTTTAAGCCGGACGAAGATTTCAAAGAGGCAATTTACGTTGAGATAAAAGGGCCAAATGAAATTAACATTCATGAAAATAAGGTAATTGTAGATAAGAAAACTGCGGAAAGCGCTATGTTAGGTGCTAATGTTTACAAACCGGGTTTAAAGAGTGTTGTAATTAATAATGCAAAAGATAAAAGGGTTACAGTTTATAGCGATAATGGAATACCAGTAGCTGAGGGTAAATATTATGGCATGAATACTAATTTAGTAGTTGAGGTTACGAATTCCTTATACACCTCCCCTAAATTAGCTGATCTGCCAGAGTTGAAGAATGGATTAATATATGTTCAAGGTAAGGCATCAATGTATGTTGCTCATTTACTTGATCCACATCCTAATGAGAAAATAGTAGATATGACTGCATATGCTGGTGGGAAATTAACTCATATTTATCAGTTAGAGCCTAGAGTTAAGCTTATTGGTTTTGATCATACTGAAAAGAAGGTAGAGAAATTAAGGGATTTAGCAAATAAAATGGGAATGAGAATAGAAATATATAAGGCGGATTCAAGGTATCTTTACGAGGATTATAAAATAGGTGATGTTGATAAAGTGGTAATTGATCCTCCATGTTCAGCGTTGGGGATAAGGCCTAAATTATACGACCATAAAACTAAACAAGATATACTCAATTTCCATAAATACCAGAAGCAATTCCTAAATTCCGCTTATAAGATTTTAAAGAAAAATGGTGTGGTAATTTATTCTACTTGTACTGTAACTACATGGGAGAACGAGAAGGTTATAAATGATCCAAGATTTTCGGTAGAATATGAGATTAGATTTCATCCCCATATTCACGAAATTACCGGTTTTTTCATAGCTAAGCTAATAAAGAAAGGCTAA
- a CDS encoding cob(I)yrinic acid a,c-diamide adenosyltransferase: protein MTVWYTGTGDKGKTKLPSVGEIWKDDDIVNAIGDLDELNASLGVISSLYPQLREIMVRIQSDIFSLSSEIAGFDMNFEEEKVKWIEEEISSFSKGIPELRNFILPGGHVAASFLHLARTICRRSERSVVKILKRSKAKDVHVKYLNRLSSLLFVLALYVNKQEKVQEIIWKR, encoded by the coding sequence ATGACAGTTTGGTATACTGGAACTGGTGATAAGGGTAAGACGAAATTACCTTCAGTTGGCGAGATTTGGAAGGATGATGATATTGTAAATGCTATTGGAGATCTTGATGAGTTGAATGCCAGTTTAGGCGTTATTTCATCCCTTTATCCACAACTTCGTGAAATTATGGTAAGAATTCAATCAGATATATTCTCACTTTCCTCAGAAATTGCTGGGTTTGACATGAATTTCGAAGAAGAGAAGGTAAAATGGATAGAAGAGGAGATCAGTAGTTTTTCTAAGGGCATACCCGAGTTAAGAAATTTCATTTTACCGGGAGGACATGTCGCAGCTTCTTTTCTTCATCTAGCTAGAACCATATGCAGAAGGAGTGAGAGAAGTGTAGTAAAGATATTAAAGAGGAGTAAGGCGAAGGACGTTCACGTTAAATACCTTAATCGTTTATCCTCATTGCTATTTGTTTTAGCATTATACGTTAATAAGCAAGAGAAAGTCCAAGAGATTATATGGAAACGTTAA
- a CDS encoding ornithine cyclodeaminase family protein, with the protein MIILTRKDLDELLKAEIAVSSVKEAFKLHYQKKVDQPQRLVMSVKGNWWGLMPSSTDYSFVTKIVNVIPENKERGLPLVQGVVILMSPDTGEILAIIDGTTLTAIRTAAASILSTELAINGRNIGILGIIGAGTEAYYHAKLALEYFKVQKLYISARKSHFELAKRVGGEATDLETLLKNSDTIFATTSSNFPVVLGKYLKDVFHLSSIGAHTPDSRELDDDTIIKVKSYIVDSLEAVSKESGDYIIPKQRGLLENKMIKELGEIIEKGIKIERPSLFKTVGIAVEDNITAHIAYQEALRRGIGFNVSI; encoded by the coding sequence ATGATTATCTTAACAAGGAAAGATCTAGATGAATTATTAAAAGCTGAAATAGCCGTAAGCTCAGTGAAAGAGGCATTCAAATTGCATTATCAGAAGAAGGTAGATCAACCACAAAGGTTAGTCATGAGTGTAAAGGGAAATTGGTGGGGCTTAATGCCATCATCAACTGATTATTCTTTTGTGACCAAAATAGTTAACGTTATACCTGAGAATAAAGAGAGAGGGTTACCATTAGTTCAAGGTGTTGTAATATTGATGTCACCAGATACTGGAGAGATTTTAGCGATAATTGATGGGACAACGCTAACTGCAATAAGAACCGCTGCAGCAAGTATATTATCGACTGAGTTAGCTATAAATGGTAGAAATATAGGCATCTTAGGAATAATAGGTGCAGGCACTGAAGCATACTATCACGCAAAATTAGCCTTAGAGTACTTTAAAGTTCAGAAGCTTTACATTTCAGCTAGAAAATCTCACTTCGAATTAGCTAAGAGAGTTGGCGGTGAGGCTACGGACTTAGAAACGTTATTGAAGAATTCAGATACTATCTTCGCAACCACCTCATCTAATTTTCCAGTTGTATTAGGTAAGTATCTAAAAGATGTATTTCATTTATCAAGTATAGGAGCCCATACTCCAGATTCGAGGGAATTAGATGATGATACTATAATAAAGGTAAAGAGTTATATTGTCGACTCGTTAGAAGCAGTTTCTAAAGAGAGTGGTGATTATATCATTCCTAAACAAAGAGGATTATTGGAAAACAAAATGATAAAAGAACTGGGAGAAATAATAGAAAAGGGAATAAAAATAGAAAGACCATCATTATTTAAAACTGTGGGGATTGCTGTAGAGGATAACATAACTGCCCACATAGCTTATCAAGAGGCTTTAAGGAGAGGAATTGGTTTTAACGTTTCCATATAA